The following coding sequences lie in one Calypte anna isolate BGI_N300 chromosome 7, bCalAnn1_v1.p, whole genome shotgun sequence genomic window:
- the MARCHF7 gene encoding E3 ubiquitin-protein ligase MARCH7 isoform X7 — protein sequence MESKPSRIPRRISVQASSSALGSRTLTGNSLASAYGARESSRTLESGYEDACDKHVVLQESSVLNSSSRDWGIGERDAHETPWKLSASSPTRYSGTLDHPHSGRFLGSRNRLSTSSSSHFTSGCYGESERIQGAYSRLHSQQRDSDSKRPKLSCTSASSVRSNSLTPFSDSSWRYSRIPRSSSVMLGSLGTELMRERRELERRTDLSVNNLVDHSYRNSDFSSSAHLQDRPASSYAEGARPKENSLSTFRLNASVNRQLPSDHQPAFFNRDSNMSSSRCSYPSRQRRNELESPQRSVQSSCSLIRDETPSSSSSERVFSSQRSLNEPAADSEGRRTTRQLLSRLASSMSSTFFSRRSSQDSLHTRTLGSEESIVVPRVQASLSSGNGAATPAVPGLQTSEASQGFSFLRRRWGLSGVSHNHNSESDGENYRPDSESRSTGSWLSSSLRNRCTPLFSRRRREGRDESARISTSDTTARSQHVFRRRESGEETSLEASDSPRRASVSRPSPSAVSGIPTATASPSDSAHSRRSSGILPGSLFRFAVPPTLGSSMSDNLMITVDIIPSGWSQSDGQESGKSRIPPSRDPERLQKIKESLLLEDSEDEEGDLCRICQMSSASSDNLLIEPCKCTGSLQYVHQECMKKWLQSKINSGSSLEAVTTCELCKEKLNLNLEDFDIHELYRAHANEQCCYTYVSSAFLICWELQVRPAHESDF from the exons ATGGAATCAAAACCATCAAGGATTCCTCGAAGAATATCTGTTCAGGCCTCCAGCTCTGCACTAGGATCTAGAACATTGACTGGGAACAGTTTAGCCAGTGCATATGGAGCAAGAGAATCTTCACGGACATTAGAATCTGGATACGAG GATGCATGTGATAAGCATGTTGTTCTTCAGGAATCCAGTGTGTTGAATAGTTCCAGTAGAGACTGGGGAATTGGAGAACGAGACGCCCATGAAACTCCTTGGAAGCTTTCAGCATCCTCTCCAACTCGCTACTCAGGGACACTTGATCATCCACATTCTGGAAGATTTTTAGGAAGCAGAAACAGATTG tCTACATCGTCGTCTTCTCATTTTACATCTGGGTGTTATGGTGAGTCTGAGAGAATTCAGGGAGCATATTCAAGACTGCATAGCCAGCAGCGAGATAGTGACTCCAAGAGACCTAAGCTGTCTTGTACCTCTGCCTCTTCTGTGAGAAGTAACAGCTTGACTCCCTTTTCAG aTTCTTCTTGGAGGTACAGTAGGATTCCTAGATCTTCATCAGTGATGCTTGGCTCCCTTGGAACTGAGCTGATGAGAGAGCGAAGAGAGTTAGAAAGAAGAACAGATCTGTCTGTTAATAACTTGGTGGATCACAGCTACAGAAATAGTGACTTTTCATCTTCAGCAC ATCTTCAAGACAGGCCTGCCTCTTCGTATGCAGAGGGAGCAAGACCAAAAGAGAACTCATTAAGCACTTTCAGGCTGAATGCATCTGTGAACCGCCAGTTGCCTTCTGACCATCAGCCAGCTTTTTTCAACAGAGACTCTAACATGAGCTCTTCAAGATGCAGCTATCCTTCAAGACAAAGGAGAAATGAATTAGAATCTCCCCAGAGGAGTGTGCAGTCATCATGTTCTCTTATTAGGGATGAAACTCCTTCCTCTAGTAGTTCTGAAAgagttttttcttctcaaaggtCACTGAATGAGCCTGCAGCTGACAGTGAAGGGAGGCGAACAACTAGACAGCTGCTGTCTCGCTTAGCCTCTAGTATGTCTTCTACATTTTTCTCTCGAAGATCTAGCCAAGACTCATTGCATACAAGAACATTAGGCTCTGAAGAGTCAATAGTGGTCCCAAGAGTTCAAGCTTCTCTGTCGAGCGGTAATGGAGCTGCGACTCCAGCAGTTCCAGGACTTCAGACATCTGAAGCTTCTCAGGGATTTAGTTTTCTTAGACGAAGATGGGGTTTATCAGGAGTTTCACACAATCATAACTCTGAATCAGATGGAGAAAATTACAGACCAGACTCTGAAAGTAGAAGCACAGGATCCTGGTTATCATCATCTTTGAGGAACAGATGCACACCACTATTTTccagaagaagaagagaaggaagagatgaaTCTGCAAGGATCTCTACCTCTGATACAACTGCCAGATCACAACATGTCTTCAGAAGAAGAGAGTCAGGTGAGGAGACATCTCTTGAAGCATCAGATAGCCCTCGTCGGGCTTCTGTTAGCAGACCATCACCATCTGCAGTATCTGGTATTCCTACAGCTACTGCCTCCCCATCAGATTCAGCACACAGTAGGAGAAGTTCTGGAATTCTGCCTGGTTCTCTCTTTCGCTTTGCAGTGCCTCCAACATTAGGAAGCAGTATGTCTGACAATCTTATGATAACTGTAGATATTATTCCCTCTGGCTGGAGTCAATCTGATGGACAAGAAAGTGGCAAGTCTAGAATACCACCTTCAAGAGATCCAGAAAGACtgcaaaaaattaaagagag CCTGCTTTTAGAAGATTCCGAAGATGAAGAGGGTGACTTATGCAGAATCTGTCAGATGTCCTCTGCAAGTTCAGACAACCTTTTAATAGAGCCGTGCAAATGCACTGGAAGTCTGCAGTATGTTCACCAGGAGTGCATGAAAAAATGGTTGCAGTCCAAGATTAATTCAG GTTCTTCCTTGGAAGCAGTAACAACTTGTGAACTGTGCAAAGAGAAGTTGAATCTGAATCTGGAAGACTTTGACATTCATGAGCTGTATAGGGCACATGCAAATGAACAA TGTTGTTACACTTATGTGAGCAGCGCTTTTCTGATATGTTGGGAACTGCAAGTGAGGCCAGCACACGAGTCAGA CTTCTGA
- the MARCHF7 gene encoding E3 ubiquitin-protein ligase MARCH7 isoform X8: MESKPSRIPRRISVQASSSALGSRTLTGNSLASAYGARESSRTLESGYEDACDKHVVLQESSVLNSSSRDWGIGERDAHETPWKLSASSPTRYSGTLDHPHSGRFLGSRNRLSTSSSSHFTSGCYGESERIQGAYSRLHSQQRDSDSKRPKLSCTSASSVRSNSLTPFSDSSWRYSRIPRSSSVMLGSLGTELMRERRELERRTDLSVNNLVDHSYRNSDFSSSAHLQDRPASSYAEGARPKENSLSTFRLNASVNRQLPSDHQPAFFNRDSNMSSSRCSYPSRQRRNELESPQRSVQSSCSLIRDETPSSSSSERVFSSQRSLNEPAADSEGRRTTRQLLSRLASSMSSTFFSRRSSQDSLHTRTLGSEESIVVPRVQASLSSGNGAATPAVPGLQTSEASQGFSFLRRRWGLSGVSHNHNSESDGENYRPDSESRSTGSWLSSSLRNRCTPLFSRRRREGRDESARISTSDTTARSQHVFRRRESVPPTLGSSMSDNLMITVDIIPSGWSQSDGQESGKSRIPPSRDPERLQKIKESLLLEDSEDEEGDLCRICQMSSASSDNLLIEPCKCTGSLQYVHQECMKKWLQSKINSGSSLEAVTTCELCKEKLNLNLEDFDIHELYRAHANEQADYEFISSGLYLVVLLHLCEQRFSDMLGTASEASTRVRFINLARTLQAHMEDIESRCFPSSPPLPLGQLKS, encoded by the exons ATGGAATCAAAACCATCAAGGATTCCTCGAAGAATATCTGTTCAGGCCTCCAGCTCTGCACTAGGATCTAGAACATTGACTGGGAACAGTTTAGCCAGTGCATATGGAGCAAGAGAATCTTCACGGACATTAGAATCTGGATACGAG GATGCATGTGATAAGCATGTTGTTCTTCAGGAATCCAGTGTGTTGAATAGTTCCAGTAGAGACTGGGGAATTGGAGAACGAGACGCCCATGAAACTCCTTGGAAGCTTTCAGCATCCTCTCCAACTCGCTACTCAGGGACACTTGATCATCCACATTCTGGAAGATTTTTAGGAAGCAGAAACAGATTG tCTACATCGTCGTCTTCTCATTTTACATCTGGGTGTTATGGTGAGTCTGAGAGAATTCAGGGAGCATATTCAAGACTGCATAGCCAGCAGCGAGATAGTGACTCCAAGAGACCTAAGCTGTCTTGTACCTCTGCCTCTTCTGTGAGAAGTAACAGCTTGACTCCCTTTTCAG aTTCTTCTTGGAGGTACAGTAGGATTCCTAGATCTTCATCAGTGATGCTTGGCTCCCTTGGAACTGAGCTGATGAGAGAGCGAAGAGAGTTAGAAAGAAGAACAGATCTGTCTGTTAATAACTTGGTGGATCACAGCTACAGAAATAGTGACTTTTCATCTTCAGCAC ATCTTCAAGACAGGCCTGCCTCTTCGTATGCAGAGGGAGCAAGACCAAAAGAGAACTCATTAAGCACTTTCAGGCTGAATGCATCTGTGAACCGCCAGTTGCCTTCTGACCATCAGCCAGCTTTTTTCAACAGAGACTCTAACATGAGCTCTTCAAGATGCAGCTATCCTTCAAGACAAAGGAGAAATGAATTAGAATCTCCCCAGAGGAGTGTGCAGTCATCATGTTCTCTTATTAGGGATGAAACTCCTTCCTCTAGTAGTTCTGAAAgagttttttcttctcaaaggtCACTGAATGAGCCTGCAGCTGACAGTGAAGGGAGGCGAACAACTAGACAGCTGCTGTCTCGCTTAGCCTCTAGTATGTCTTCTACATTTTTCTCTCGAAGATCTAGCCAAGACTCATTGCATACAAGAACATTAGGCTCTGAAGAGTCAATAGTGGTCCCAAGAGTTCAAGCTTCTCTGTCGAGCGGTAATGGAGCTGCGACTCCAGCAGTTCCAGGACTTCAGACATCTGAAGCTTCTCAGGGATTTAGTTTTCTTAGACGAAGATGGGGTTTATCAGGAGTTTCACACAATCATAACTCTGAATCAGATGGAGAAAATTACAGACCAGACTCTGAAAGTAGAAGCACAGGATCCTGGTTATCATCATCTTTGAGGAACAGATGCACACCACTATTTTccagaagaagaagagaaggaagagatgaaTCTGCAAGGATCTCTACCTCTGATACAACTGCCAGATCACAACATGTCTTCAGAAGAAGAGAGTCAG TGCCTCCAACATTAGGAAGCAGTATGTCTGACAATCTTATGATAACTGTAGATATTATTCCCTCTGGCTGGAGTCAATCTGATGGACAAGAAAGTGGCAAGTCTAGAATACCACCTTCAAGAGATCCAGAAAGACtgcaaaaaattaaagagag CCTGCTTTTAGAAGATTCCGAAGATGAAGAGGGTGACTTATGCAGAATCTGTCAGATGTCCTCTGCAAGTTCAGACAACCTTTTAATAGAGCCGTGCAAATGCACTGGAAGTCTGCAGTATGTTCACCAGGAGTGCATGAAAAAATGGTTGCAGTCCAAGATTAATTCAG GTTCTTCCTTGGAAGCAGTAACAACTTGTGAACTGTGCAAAGAGAAGTTGAATCTGAATCTGGAAGACTTTGACATTCATGAGCTGTATAGGGCACATGCAAATGAACAA GCAGACTATGAATTTATCAGCTCTGGTCTCTACCTTGTAGTGTTGTTACACTTATGTGAGCAGCGCTTTTCTGATATGTTGGGAACTGCAAGTGAGGCCAGCACACGAGTCAGA TTTATTAACCTTGCAAGAACTCTTCAGGCACATATGGAAGATATTGAAAGTAGGtgcttcccctcttcccctcccctcccattAGGTCAACTCAAAAGTTAA
- the MARCHF7 gene encoding E3 ubiquitin-protein ligase MARCH7 isoform X6, whose product MESKPSRIPRRISVQASSSALGSRTLTGNSLASAYGARESSRTLESGYEDACDKHVVLQESSVLNSSSRDWGIGERDAHETPWKLSASSPTRYSGTLDHPHSGRFLGSRNRLSTSSSSHFTSGCYGESERIQGAYSRLHSQQRDSDSKRPKLSCTSASSVRSNSLTPFSDSSWRYSRIPRSSSVMLGSLGTELMRERRELERRTDLSVNNLVDHSYRNSDFSSSAHLQDRPASSYAEGARPKENSLSTFRLNASVNRQLPSDHQPAFFNRDSNMSSSRCSYPSRQRRNELESPQRSVQSSCSLIRDETPSSSSSERVFSSQRSLNEPAADSEGRRTTRQLLSRLASSMSSTFFSRRSSQDSLHTRTLGSEESIVVPRVQASLSSGNGAATPAVPGLQTSEASQGFSFLRRRWGLSGVSHNHNSESDGENYRPDSESRSTGSWLSSSLRNRCTPLFSRRRREGRDESARISTSDTTARSQHVFRRRESGEETSLEASDSPRRASVSRPSPSAVSGIPTATASPSDSAHSRRSSGILPGSLFRFAVPPTLGSSMSDNLMITVDIIPSGWSQSDGQESGKSRIPPSRDPERLQKIKESLLLEDSEDEEGDLCRICQMSSASSDNLLIEPCKCTGSLQYVHQECMKKWLQSKINSGSSLEAVTTCELCKEKLNLNLEDFDIHELYRAHANEQCCYTYVSSAFLICWELQVRPAHESDSF is encoded by the exons ATGGAATCAAAACCATCAAGGATTCCTCGAAGAATATCTGTTCAGGCCTCCAGCTCTGCACTAGGATCTAGAACATTGACTGGGAACAGTTTAGCCAGTGCATATGGAGCAAGAGAATCTTCACGGACATTAGAATCTGGATACGAG GATGCATGTGATAAGCATGTTGTTCTTCAGGAATCCAGTGTGTTGAATAGTTCCAGTAGAGACTGGGGAATTGGAGAACGAGACGCCCATGAAACTCCTTGGAAGCTTTCAGCATCCTCTCCAACTCGCTACTCAGGGACACTTGATCATCCACATTCTGGAAGATTTTTAGGAAGCAGAAACAGATTG tCTACATCGTCGTCTTCTCATTTTACATCTGGGTGTTATGGTGAGTCTGAGAGAATTCAGGGAGCATATTCAAGACTGCATAGCCAGCAGCGAGATAGTGACTCCAAGAGACCTAAGCTGTCTTGTACCTCTGCCTCTTCTGTGAGAAGTAACAGCTTGACTCCCTTTTCAG aTTCTTCTTGGAGGTACAGTAGGATTCCTAGATCTTCATCAGTGATGCTTGGCTCCCTTGGAACTGAGCTGATGAGAGAGCGAAGAGAGTTAGAAAGAAGAACAGATCTGTCTGTTAATAACTTGGTGGATCACAGCTACAGAAATAGTGACTTTTCATCTTCAGCAC ATCTTCAAGACAGGCCTGCCTCTTCGTATGCAGAGGGAGCAAGACCAAAAGAGAACTCATTAAGCACTTTCAGGCTGAATGCATCTGTGAACCGCCAGTTGCCTTCTGACCATCAGCCAGCTTTTTTCAACAGAGACTCTAACATGAGCTCTTCAAGATGCAGCTATCCTTCAAGACAAAGGAGAAATGAATTAGAATCTCCCCAGAGGAGTGTGCAGTCATCATGTTCTCTTATTAGGGATGAAACTCCTTCCTCTAGTAGTTCTGAAAgagttttttcttctcaaaggtCACTGAATGAGCCTGCAGCTGACAGTGAAGGGAGGCGAACAACTAGACAGCTGCTGTCTCGCTTAGCCTCTAGTATGTCTTCTACATTTTTCTCTCGAAGATCTAGCCAAGACTCATTGCATACAAGAACATTAGGCTCTGAAGAGTCAATAGTGGTCCCAAGAGTTCAAGCTTCTCTGTCGAGCGGTAATGGAGCTGCGACTCCAGCAGTTCCAGGACTTCAGACATCTGAAGCTTCTCAGGGATTTAGTTTTCTTAGACGAAGATGGGGTTTATCAGGAGTTTCACACAATCATAACTCTGAATCAGATGGAGAAAATTACAGACCAGACTCTGAAAGTAGAAGCACAGGATCCTGGTTATCATCATCTTTGAGGAACAGATGCACACCACTATTTTccagaagaagaagagaaggaagagatgaaTCTGCAAGGATCTCTACCTCTGATACAACTGCCAGATCACAACATGTCTTCAGAAGAAGAGAGTCAGGTGAGGAGACATCTCTTGAAGCATCAGATAGCCCTCGTCGGGCTTCTGTTAGCAGACCATCACCATCTGCAGTATCTGGTATTCCTACAGCTACTGCCTCCCCATCAGATTCAGCACACAGTAGGAGAAGTTCTGGAATTCTGCCTGGTTCTCTCTTTCGCTTTGCAGTGCCTCCAACATTAGGAAGCAGTATGTCTGACAATCTTATGATAACTGTAGATATTATTCCCTCTGGCTGGAGTCAATCTGATGGACAAGAAAGTGGCAAGTCTAGAATACCACCTTCAAGAGATCCAGAAAGACtgcaaaaaattaaagagag CCTGCTTTTAGAAGATTCCGAAGATGAAGAGGGTGACTTATGCAGAATCTGTCAGATGTCCTCTGCAAGTTCAGACAACCTTTTAATAGAGCCGTGCAAATGCACTGGAAGTCTGCAGTATGTTCACCAGGAGTGCATGAAAAAATGGTTGCAGTCCAAGATTAATTCAG GTTCTTCCTTGGAAGCAGTAACAACTTGTGAACTGTGCAAAGAGAAGTTGAATCTGAATCTGGAAGACTTTGACATTCATGAGCTGTATAGGGCACATGCAAATGAACAA TGTTGTTACACTTATGTGAGCAGCGCTTTTCTGATATGTTGGGAACTGCAAGTGAGGCCAGCACACGAGTCAGA CAGCTTCTGA
- the MARCHF7 gene encoding E3 ubiquitin-protein ligase MARCH7 isoform X1, with translation MESKPSRIPRRISVQASSSALGSRTLTGNSLASAYGARESSRTLESGYEDACDKHVVLQESSVLNSSSRDWGIGERDAHETPWKLSASSPTRYSGTLDHPHSGRFLGSRNRLSTSSSSHFTSGCYGESERIQGAYSRLHSQQRDSDSKRPKLSCTSASSVRSNSLTPFSDSSWRYSRIPRSSSVMLGSLGTELMRERRELERRTDLSVNNLVDHSYRNSDFSSSAHLQDRPASSYAEGARPKENSLSTFRLNASVNRQLPSDHQPAFFNRDSNMSSSRCSYPSRQRRNELESPQRSVQSSCSLIRDETPSSSSSERVFSSQRSLNEPAADSEGRRTTRQLLSRLASSMSSTFFSRRSSQDSLHTRTLGSEESIVVPRVQASLSSGNGAATPAVPGLQTSEASQGFSFLRRRWGLSGVSHNHNSESDGENYRPDSESRSTGSWLSSSLRNRCTPLFSRRRREGRDESARISTSDTTARSQHVFRRRESGEETSLEASDSPRRASVSRPSPSAVSGIPTATASPSDSAHSRRSSGILPGSLFRFAVPPTLGSSMSDNLMITVDIIPSGWSQSDGQESGKSRIPPSRDPERLQKIKESLLLEDSEDEEGDLCRICQMSSASSDNLLIEPCKCTGSLQYVHQECMKKWLQSKINSGSSLEAVTTCELCKEKLNLNLEDFDIHELYRAHANEQADYEFISSGLYLVVLLHLCEQRFSDMLGTASEASTRVRFINLARTLQAHMEDIESRCFPSSPPLPLGQLKS, from the exons ATGGAATCAAAACCATCAAGGATTCCTCGAAGAATATCTGTTCAGGCCTCCAGCTCTGCACTAGGATCTAGAACATTGACTGGGAACAGTTTAGCCAGTGCATATGGAGCAAGAGAATCTTCACGGACATTAGAATCTGGATACGAG GATGCATGTGATAAGCATGTTGTTCTTCAGGAATCCAGTGTGTTGAATAGTTCCAGTAGAGACTGGGGAATTGGAGAACGAGACGCCCATGAAACTCCTTGGAAGCTTTCAGCATCCTCTCCAACTCGCTACTCAGGGACACTTGATCATCCACATTCTGGAAGATTTTTAGGAAGCAGAAACAGATTG tCTACATCGTCGTCTTCTCATTTTACATCTGGGTGTTATGGTGAGTCTGAGAGAATTCAGGGAGCATATTCAAGACTGCATAGCCAGCAGCGAGATAGTGACTCCAAGAGACCTAAGCTGTCTTGTACCTCTGCCTCTTCTGTGAGAAGTAACAGCTTGACTCCCTTTTCAG aTTCTTCTTGGAGGTACAGTAGGATTCCTAGATCTTCATCAGTGATGCTTGGCTCCCTTGGAACTGAGCTGATGAGAGAGCGAAGAGAGTTAGAAAGAAGAACAGATCTGTCTGTTAATAACTTGGTGGATCACAGCTACAGAAATAGTGACTTTTCATCTTCAGCAC ATCTTCAAGACAGGCCTGCCTCTTCGTATGCAGAGGGAGCAAGACCAAAAGAGAACTCATTAAGCACTTTCAGGCTGAATGCATCTGTGAACCGCCAGTTGCCTTCTGACCATCAGCCAGCTTTTTTCAACAGAGACTCTAACATGAGCTCTTCAAGATGCAGCTATCCTTCAAGACAAAGGAGAAATGAATTAGAATCTCCCCAGAGGAGTGTGCAGTCATCATGTTCTCTTATTAGGGATGAAACTCCTTCCTCTAGTAGTTCTGAAAgagttttttcttctcaaaggtCACTGAATGAGCCTGCAGCTGACAGTGAAGGGAGGCGAACAACTAGACAGCTGCTGTCTCGCTTAGCCTCTAGTATGTCTTCTACATTTTTCTCTCGAAGATCTAGCCAAGACTCATTGCATACAAGAACATTAGGCTCTGAAGAGTCAATAGTGGTCCCAAGAGTTCAAGCTTCTCTGTCGAGCGGTAATGGAGCTGCGACTCCAGCAGTTCCAGGACTTCAGACATCTGAAGCTTCTCAGGGATTTAGTTTTCTTAGACGAAGATGGGGTTTATCAGGAGTTTCACACAATCATAACTCTGAATCAGATGGAGAAAATTACAGACCAGACTCTGAAAGTAGAAGCACAGGATCCTGGTTATCATCATCTTTGAGGAACAGATGCACACCACTATTTTccagaagaagaagagaaggaagagatgaaTCTGCAAGGATCTCTACCTCTGATACAACTGCCAGATCACAACATGTCTTCAGAAGAAGAGAGTCAGGTGAGGAGACATCTCTTGAAGCATCAGATAGCCCTCGTCGGGCTTCTGTTAGCAGACCATCACCATCTGCAGTATCTGGTATTCCTACAGCTACTGCCTCCCCATCAGATTCAGCACACAGTAGGAGAAGTTCTGGAATTCTGCCTGGTTCTCTCTTTCGCTTTGCAGTGCCTCCAACATTAGGAAGCAGTATGTCTGACAATCTTATGATAACTGTAGATATTATTCCCTCTGGCTGGAGTCAATCTGATGGACAAGAAAGTGGCAAGTCTAGAATACCACCTTCAAGAGATCCAGAAAGACtgcaaaaaattaaagagag CCTGCTTTTAGAAGATTCCGAAGATGAAGAGGGTGACTTATGCAGAATCTGTCAGATGTCCTCTGCAAGTTCAGACAACCTTTTAATAGAGCCGTGCAAATGCACTGGAAGTCTGCAGTATGTTCACCAGGAGTGCATGAAAAAATGGTTGCAGTCCAAGATTAATTCAG GTTCTTCCTTGGAAGCAGTAACAACTTGTGAACTGTGCAAAGAGAAGTTGAATCTGAATCTGGAAGACTTTGACATTCATGAGCTGTATAGGGCACATGCAAATGAACAA GCAGACTATGAATTTATCAGCTCTGGTCTCTACCTTGTAGTGTTGTTACACTTATGTGAGCAGCGCTTTTCTGATATGTTGGGAACTGCAAGTGAGGCCAGCACACGAGTCAGA TTTATTAACCTTGCAAGAACTCTTCAGGCACATATGGAAGATATTGAAAGTAGGtgcttcccctcttcccctcccctcccattAGGTCAACTCAAAAGTTAA